From Arctopsyche grandis isolate Sample6627 chromosome 12, ASM5162203v2, whole genome shotgun sequence, one genomic window encodes:
- the LOC143920401 gene encoding uncharacterized protein LOC143920401, whose translation MKTSQVALLALRLTYTQHRSPDRAVFRSAAALAAAGITLSSFSLKQMLEKQRRLF comes from the exons ATGAAGACCTCACAAGTTGCTCTTCTCGCACTCAGGCTGACATACACACAG CACCGGTCTCCTGACAGGGCTGTGTTCAGGTCAGCTGCTGCCTTGGCTGCCGCCGGCATCACACTCTCCTCGTTCAGCCTCAAGCAGATGCTGGAGAAGCAGAGGAGATTGTTCTAA
- the LOC143919771 gene encoding MIT domain-containing protein 1-like, which produces MSVENAAGSILKRGVVLDNSKRYTEALVCYQEGLQILVDKIKVEVDSSKKVYLRSKIEEFMKRAECLKKMVADQKEAGTFHEQLHIEANSVGHSYKTLFGRFLDNEVNHVTIEDPYIRSFHQCQNFLRLCELLVKSCENLKEVYLVTSHETNGDDRSSSQEQEKWFDLLTADLRKRNIGLFVNFSPTLHDRQITLSSGWVIKIGRGLDMYKPPENKFTLGIYDLEFRPCHQTTVDIFHNKDVKQISS; this is translated from the exons ATGAGTGTCGAAAACGCAGCAGGCAGTATTTTAAAACGAGGTGTTGTACTTGATAATAGCAAAAGATACACTGAAGCGCTCGTATGCTATCAAGAAGGACTTCAAATATtggtagataaaataaaag TCGAGGTCGATTCTTCTAAAAAGGTTTATCTACGAAGTAAAATAGAAGAATTCATGAAGCGAGCTGAAtgcttaaaaaaaatggtagcAGACCAAAAAGAAGCTGGAACATTTCACGAACAATTGCACATAGAGGCCAATTCGGTCGGACACAGTTATAAGACACTGTTTGGCAGATTTTTAGACAATGAAGTAAATCATGTAACGATCGAAGACCCCTATATACGAAGCTTTCATCAG tGTCAGAATTTTCTCCGTCTTTGTGAGCTCTTAGTGAAATCTTGCGAAAATTTGAAAGAAGTATATTTAGTGACGTCTCACGAAACTAATGGCGATGACCGTTCTTCGTCACAGGAACAAGAGAAGTGGTTCGATTTATTGACGGCTGATTTAAGAAAGCGAAATATCGGATTGTTCGTTAACTTTTCGCCGACTTTACACGATAGACAAATTAC ACTAAGTAGCGGATGGGTTATCAAAATAGGACGAGGTTTAGATATGTACAAGCCACCGGAAAATAAGTTCACTTTGGGCATTTACGATTTGGAATTCCGTCCATGTCACCAAACGACAgttgatatttttcacaacAAAGATGTCAAGCAAATATCTTCATAA
- the LOC143919884 gene encoding U6 snRNA-associated Sm-like protein LSm5, with product MAQASAPVNPSTLLPLELVDKCIGSRIHIIMKNEKEIVGTLQGFDDFVNMLLEDVTEYESTPEGRRITRLDQILLNGNNITMLVPGGDMPDA from the exons ATGGCACAAGCTAGCGCTCCCGTCAACCCGTCAACTCTACTTCCTCTTG AATTGGTAGATAAATGCATCGGCTCCCGAATACACATAATCATGAAGAACGAGAAAGAAATTGTCGGAACTTTGCAAGGCTTCGATGACTTTGTTAATATGCTATTGGAAGATGTTACCGAATATGAATCTACACCGGAAGGAAGACGCATTACGCGATTGGATCAGATTCTCCTCAACGGAAATAATATAACTatg CTCGTTCCCGGTGGTGATATGCCCGACgcttaa
- the tsu gene encoding 40S ribosomal protein S12 homolog tsunagi has product MADVLDIENVEEFEVDDEGEQGIARLKEKARRRRGRGFVGEGGGGDRAASDRGDRAGVYDRLAAGGELGPQRSVEGWILFVSGVHEEAQEDDIQNKFAEFGDIKNIHLNVDRRTGYIKGYALVEFETYTQAQSAREALNGSEILGNTISVDWCFMKESNVQHSRSKRR; this is encoded by the exons ATGGCTGACGTATTGGATATTGAGAATGTCGAGGAGTTTGAAGTTGATGATGAGGGCGAAC AGGGTATCGCTCGCTTGAAGGAGAAGGCTCGCAGACGTAGAGGACGAGGGTTCGTCGGAGAAGGCGGTGGCGGAGACAGAGCAGCATCAGACCGAGGCGATAGAGCCGGCGTATACGACCGATTGGCAGCCGGCGGAGAACTCGGACCTCAACGCTCCGTCGAAGGATGGATCCTTTTCGTCAGCGGCGTACACGAAGAAGCCCAAGAAGACGACATACAG AACAAATTTGCCGAGTTTGGCGAtataaaaaacattcatttgaatGTAGACCGTCGTACTGGATACATCAAAGGATACGCTCTAGTTGAATTCGAAACATATACACAAGCTCAA AGCGCTAGAGAGGCGTTGAATGGTAGCGAAATCCTCGGCAACACAATATCAGTGGATTGGTGCTTCATGAAGGAGTCCAACGTACAGCATTCCCGTAGTAAAAGGCGATGA